A window of the Buteo buteo chromosome 8, bButBut1.hap1.1, whole genome shotgun sequence genome harbors these coding sequences:
- the LOC142033719 gene encoding Golgi pH regulator isoform X3: protein MRKLFKDYEVRQYVVQVIFSVTFAFSCTMFELIIFEILGVLNSSSRYFHWKLNLCVILLILVFMVPFYIGYFVVSNIRLLHRQKLLFACVLWLTFMYFFWKLGDPFPILSPKHGILSIEQLISRVGVIGVTLMALLSGFGAVNCPYTYMSYFLRNVTDADILALERRLLQTMDMIVSKKKRIAVAHRTMFQRGEVHNKPTGFWGMIKSVTTSVAGSENLSLIQQEVDALEELSRQLFLETADLHATKERIEYSKTFQGKYFNFLGYFFSIYCVWKIFMATINIVFDRVGKTDPVTRGIEITVNYLGIQFDVKFWSQHISFILVGIIIVTSIRGLLITLTKFFYAISSSKSSNVIVLLLAQIMGMYFVSSVLLIRMSMPLEYRTIITEVLGELQFNFYHRWFDVIFLVSALSSILFLYLAHKQAPEKHMAL, encoded by the exons CTCTCGATATTTTCACTGGAAGCTGAACCTGTGTGTCATTTTGCTCATCCTAGTCTTTATGGTACCCTTCTACATTGGTTACTTTGTTGTGAGCAATATCAGATTAT TGCACAGacagaaactgctttttgcGTGTGTTCTCTGGTTGACATTCATGTATTTCTTCTGGAAGCTGGGGGATCCATTTCCTATCCTCAGCCCAAAACATG gAATCCTGTCTATAGAACAGCTCATCAGCCGTGTGGGTGTGATTGGGGTGACACTCATGGCTTTGCTGTCAGGATTTGGGGCTGTCAACTGTCCATACACTTACATGTCCTACTTTCTAAG GAATGTGACAGATGCAGATATTCTGGCTTTGGAGCGACGACTCCTTCAGACTATGGACATGATtgttagcaagaaaaaaag GATAGCAGTGGCTCATCGGACAATGTTCCAGAGAGGAGAAGTGCATAACAAACCCACGGGCTTCTGGGGAATGATAAAAAGTGTTACAACATCTGTTGCAGGCAGTGAAA ACCTGTCCCTTATCCAGCAAGAAGTGGATGCCCTAGAAGAGCTGAGTCGGCAGCTTTTTCTGGAAACTGCTGACTTGCATGCAACAAAG GAGAGAATAGAGTACTCAAAAACTTTCCAGggaaaatactttaattttttgggttattttttctccatctaTTGTGTCTGGAAAATCTTCATG GCAACCATCAATATTGTATTTGACCGTGTGGGGAAGACTGATCCAGTCACAAGAGGAATTGAGATCACTGTAAATTATCTGGGAATCCAGTTTGAT GTGAAATTCTGGTCTCAGCACATTTCCTTTATTCTTGTTGGAATAATCATTGTTACCTCTATCAGAGGATTGTTAATCACACTTACAAAG tTCTTCTATGCCATTTCCAGCAGCAAGTCCTCCAATGTTATTGTTCTGCTTTTAGCACAGATAATG ggTATGTACTTTGTGTCATCAGTGCTCCTGATCCGTATGAGTATGCCTCTAGAGTACCGCACTATTATTACAGAAGTCCTGGGAGAGCTCCAGTTCAACTTCTATCATCGTTGGTTTGATGTGATATTCCTAGTTAGTGCACTGTCCAGTATCCTTTTTCTCTATTTAGCACACAAACAAGCCCCAGAAAAGCATATGGCCCTGTAA
- the LOC142033719 gene encoding Golgi pH regulator isoform X4: protein MYFFWKLGDPFPILSPKHGILSIEQLISRVGVIGVTLMALLSGFGAVNCPYTYMSYFLRNVTDADILALERRLLQTMDMIVSKKKRIAVAHRTMFQRGEVHNKPTGFWGMIKSVTTSVAGSENLSLIQQEVDALEELSRQLFLETADLHATKERIEYSKTFQGKYFNFLGYFFSIYCVWKIFMATINIVFDRVGKTDPVTRGIEITVNYLGIQFDVKFWSQHISFILVGIIIVTSIRGLLITLTKFFYAISSSKSSNVIVLLLAQIMGMYFVSSVLLIRMSMPLEYRTIITEVLGELQFNFYHRWFDVIFLVSALSSILFLYLAHKQAPEKHMAL, encoded by the exons ATGTATTTCTTCTGGAAGCTGGGGGATCCATTTCCTATCCTCAGCCCAAAACATG gAATCCTGTCTATAGAACAGCTCATCAGCCGTGTGGGTGTGATTGGGGTGACACTCATGGCTTTGCTGTCAGGATTTGGGGCTGTCAACTGTCCATACACTTACATGTCCTACTTTCTAAG GAATGTGACAGATGCAGATATTCTGGCTTTGGAGCGACGACTCCTTCAGACTATGGACATGATtgttagcaagaaaaaaag GATAGCAGTGGCTCATCGGACAATGTTCCAGAGAGGAGAAGTGCATAACAAACCCACGGGCTTCTGGGGAATGATAAAAAGTGTTACAACATCTGTTGCAGGCAGTGAAA ACCTGTCCCTTATCCAGCAAGAAGTGGATGCCCTAGAAGAGCTGAGTCGGCAGCTTTTTCTGGAAACTGCTGACTTGCATGCAACAAAG GAGAGAATAGAGTACTCAAAAACTTTCCAGggaaaatactttaattttttgggttattttttctccatctaTTGTGTCTGGAAAATCTTCATG GCAACCATCAATATTGTATTTGACCGTGTGGGGAAGACTGATCCAGTCACAAGAGGAATTGAGATCACTGTAAATTATCTGGGAATCCAGTTTGAT GTGAAATTCTGGTCTCAGCACATTTCCTTTATTCTTGTTGGAATAATCATTGTTACCTCTATCAGAGGATTGTTAATCACACTTACAAAG tTCTTCTATGCCATTTCCAGCAGCAAGTCCTCCAATGTTATTGTTCTGCTTTTAGCACAGATAATG ggTATGTACTTTGTGTCATCAGTGCTCCTGATCCGTATGAGTATGCCTCTAGAGTACCGCACTATTATTACAGAAGTCCTGGGAGAGCTCCAGTTCAACTTCTATCATCGTTGGTTTGATGTGATATTCCTAGTTAGTGCACTGTCCAGTATCCTTTTTCTCTATTTAGCACACAAACAAGCCCCAGAAAAGCATATGGCCCTGTAA